The Amaranthus tricolor cultivar Red isolate AtriRed21 chromosome 6, ASM2621246v1, whole genome shotgun sequence genome has a segment encoding these proteins:
- the LOC130816141 gene encoding pescadillo homolog, whose product MPKHYRPPGKKKEGNAAKYVTRSQAVKQLQVTLPLFRKLCIWKGIYPRDPKKKIKGNHQTYYHTKDVAFILHDPLLNKHREIRAHEKKIRKARAKKNMQRAFRLEQNKPTYNLDRQIIERYPRFIDALGDLDDALTMVHLFAALPTLQNEQIDVKRIHNSRRLSYEWQAYIARTHKLRKTFVSVKGIYYQAEVQGQKIVWVVPHSLQQVVTADVDFKVMLTFVEFYETLLAFVNFKLYHSIGVKYPPILDPRLESLAADLYALSRYIATKPEQQDKQLQGHPDESELKLAQLHHQLASNEPGALMHLVEEAEIEDDGDEETKECKSLFENMTFFLTREVPREPLLFVISAFGGKVSWEGDGAPFGESDPSISHQIVDRPTQNHMFLSREYIQPQWVFDSVNARIILPTEDYVVGRIPPPHLSPFVDNEAEGYIPDYAQKIKQLQAAARKQVLPVPAVGNEDQDDIQDPLLEGIADRVEANKAAERKQKMLSLERQYHEELKMELEGVSHSGPKQPSTNENVESRDQEQTDVVDDEAEDMSKSLMSRKKRGLYESIVIHNQRKKAKIKKLESRKQKLEKNRK is encoded by the exons ATGCCGAAACATTACAGACCTCCG GGCAAGAAAAAGGAAGGAAACGCTGCCAAGTATGTTACTCGTTCCCAGGCCGTCAAGCAACTTCAAGTCACTCTTCCTCTCTTCAG GAAACTATGCATTTGGAAGGGTATATATCCTCGAGACCCTAAGAAGAAAATCAAAGGAAATCATCAAACTTACTATCATACCAAGGATGTAGCTTTCATCCTTCATGATCCCCTTCTGAATAAACACCGTGAAATCAGAGCCCATGAGAAGAAGATTAGAAAAGCAAGGGCTAAGAAGAATATGCAGCGTGCTTTTCGTCTTGAACAAAACAAACCCACTTACAATTTAGATAGGCAAATCATTGAGAG GTACCCAAGGTTTATTGATGCACTAGGAGATTTGGATGATGCTCTTACCATGGTTCACCTCTTTGCTGCTTTGCCAACATTACAGAATGAACAAATTGATGTAAAGCGTATCCATAATTCACGTAG GTTAAGTTATGAATGGCAAGCATACATTGCTCGTACTCACAAGCTGCGCAAAACTTTCGTTTCAGTGAAAGGGATTTATTATCAG GCTGAGGTGCAGGGACAAAAAATAGTTTGGGTAGTTCCCCATTCACTACAACAAGTCGTGACTGCTGATGTTGATTTTAAAGTGATGTTAACATTTGTGGAATTCTATGAG ACACTTCTTGCTTTTGTGAACTTCAAACTTTACCACTCCATAGGTGTGAAGTATCCACCAATTTTGGATCCTCGCTTGGAATCATTAGCAGCAG ATCTATATGCACTCTCAAGATACATTGCTACTAAACCCGAGCAACAAGACAAACAATTACAAGGACATCCAGATGAATCAGAGCTAAAGCTTGcacaacttcatcatcagctcGCATCCAATGAGCCTGGAGCCTTGATGCATCTTGTTGAAGAAGCCGAGATAGAGGATGATGGAGATGAAGAAACAAAGGAGTGCAAATCTCTTTTTGAGAACATGACGTTCTTTTTGACCAGAGAG GTTCCAAGGGAGCCGTTGCTTTTTGTCATCTCGGCCTTTGGTGGGAAGGTTTCTTGGGAGGGAGATGGAGCTCCATTTGGGGAGTCTGATCCTAGCATTAGTCATCAG ATTGTTGATCGGCCAACTCAGAATCACATGTTCCTTTCTAGAGAATATATTCAGCCACAATGGGTCTTTGATTCCGTAAATGCTCGCATAATACTGCCAACTGAGGATTATGTGGTGGGAAG GATTCCTCCTCCACATTTGTCTCCCTTTGTTGATAATGAGGCAGAAGGGTATATCCCTGATTATGCACAAAAGATCAAGCAACTGCAGGCTGCTGCTAGGAAACAAGTACTGCCAGTACCTGCTGTTGGAAATGAAGATCAGGATGACATTCAGGACCCACTATTGGAAGGCATTGCTGATCGTGTGGAAGCAAACAAGGCAGCTGAAAGAAAGCAAAAG ATGTTGAGTCTTGAAAGACAATATCACGAAGAGTTGAAAATGGAACTTGAAGGTGTCAGCCATTCTGGTCCCAAGCAGCCGAGTACTAATGAAAACGTAGAGTCTCGTGATCAAGAGCAAACTGATGTGGTTGATGACGAAGCCGAGGACATGTCAAAATCTTTAATGTCACGCAAGAAAAGAGGGCTTTATGAGTCGATAGTTATTCATAATCAACGCAAGAAAGCTAAGATTAAAAAGCTCGAGTCCAGgaaacaaaaacttgaaaaaaaccGAAAGTGA